The Streptomyces sp. M92 nucleotide sequence ATACGGAACGGTGTCCCGTTTAGCAACGCCGGGATCTGGAGGGACGAAGCGATGGTGGACGCCGACGAGGCCGCGGGACGCACCGGCCGCCCCAAACGGGCGGATGCCCGGCGCAACCAGGAGGCCCTCCTGGACGCGGCCGCCGCGGTTTTCGTGAGGTCCGGCGTGGAGGCACCGGTCCGGGACATCGCGGCCGAGGCGGGCGTCGGTACGGCCACGATCTACCGCCACTTCCCGACGCGGGCCGACCTCATCATCGGCGTCTACCGGCATCAGGTGGAGGCCTGCGCCGAGGCCGGTCCCGCGCTGCTGGCGAGCAGTCCGACCCCGTACACCGCTCTCGCGCGCTGGATCGACCTCTTCGTCGACTTCCTGGTCACCAAGCACGGCCTCGCCGGCGTGCTCCAGTCCGGCGACGCCGGTTTCGAGACACTGCACGCGTACTTCCTCGACCGCCTGGTGCCGGTCTGCACCGGCCTCCTCGACACCGCGGCCGCCGCCGGCGAGATCCGCTCCGACCTGTCCGCCTACGAACTCATGCGCGGCGTCGGCAACCTCTGCATCGGCGCGGAGAACGACCCGCGCTACGACGCCCGGCGCCTGGTGGGGGTGCTGGTGACGGGGTTGCGGCGGGGGGAGTGACCGGAAAGCCGCGGGACATCACTCGGCACCGCCGGGGCGCTCCGTGTCCGTCCCGCGCGTCCACAGGGAGAGGTCGCTGCTCGTGGCCACCGCGAGCGTGCGACCGGAGGGTGAGAAGCCGGCGGCACGGAACGTCGAGTGGTGCGAGTGGAAGATGTGCCACCAGCGCTCCCCGTGCGGACCGGTGTGGAAGCCGTCGCCCCTGGACAGCAGGACGCGCTCGTGCGGCCACGCCGGGGTGACCACGTCCAGGCACCAGCCGTCCCCGGTGGTGGTGTGCAGTCCGCCGCCGAAGAGCCCGGCGATGCGTACGCGGTTCCCGGCGGCGGGCCCCAGTCCGGGGCACGACAGGTCGGCGACGGCGTCGGGGGTGCTGTCCTCGGGATCGGGGTCGCGGTCCCTGGCGATCTTCTGGCCGGTGACGGCGTCGAAGAGGCCGTGCCCGTCATCGGAGACGACCATCACCAGATCCTGACCGGTGTGCGGATGCGTCGCGAAGCCGATCCCGAGCAGACCGCCGACGGGCACGCCGTACCGGTACTCGAAGACGGGCCGCCAGGGGTCGGGTGCGGCGACCACGGGCGCCGCGAGCAGCCGGTCCCGCAGCGACCGCTGGTGGGCGGTGAGTTCCGGCTCCTTCGTCCACTCCGTCACGGATCCATGATCCATGACTGGGCGGGAGAGCCGTGCCGATTGCCGCATGCCCCCGAGGTGGCGCGGAATCGCCCGCGGCGTTCACGCGTTGAGGAAGGTGGACGTGGGATGTCGGTGTGCGAGCCGAGTAGCCCCAGTGATCAGAGTGACGGAAAATTGGAGGGCCGCGATGGCCGCGCAGACGCAGAGGGCCGTGCTTGCGGGCGGATGCTTCTGGGGGATGGAGGAGCTGGTCCGGCGGCTCCCGGGCGTGACGGCGACCCGGGTCGGATACACCGGGGGTGACGTGCCGAACGCGACGTACCGCGATCACGGTACGCACGCGGAGGCCATCGAGATCCTCTTCGACCCCGAGCAGACCGACTACCGCACGCTCCTGGAGTTCTTCTTCCAGATCCACGACCCGAGCACCAAGAACCGCCAGGGCAACGACATCGGCACGAGCTACCGCTCGGCGATCTACTACGTGGACGACGAACAGAAGCGGGTCGCCGAGGACACGATCGCGGACGTGGACGCCTCCGGGCTGTGGCCGGGGAAGGTCGTCACCGAGGTGGAGCCGGTCGGCCCCTTCTGGGAGGCCGAGCCCGAGCACCAGGACTACCTCCAGCGGTACCCGGACGGCTACACCTGCCACTTCCCGCGCCCGGGATGGCGGCTGCCCGCCCGCTCCGAGGGCTGACGGGACCGGAGAGTCAAACGGGAGGACGGCCCGGCGGTGATGCCGCCGGGCCGTCCTCCCGCGTCGGGTCGCCGGTGCCCGGGCCGTCAGTGGGGGAGTGTCGCCGGGCTCCCGCCGTTGGCCTCGTAGCCCGCCACCGCCAGGGCGCGGTAGACGGCGAACTCCCCGGCCGGGTCGGGGGACAGGGTCCAGGGCAGCGCGCCCACGTGGCCGTCGATCACTATCAGCTGGTTCATGGCCTCGGACCAGCGTTCGCCGCGGACCAGGAAGAACACCAGCAGATGGCGGACGTGCGCCTGCATCGGGTCGTCGGGGCGGGCCGAGTGCACCGCGTGCAGCGCGCCGTGCACCGCCTTGGTGACGACCTCGCTCTGGTGGAAACTGCGGACCATGGTGATCTCGGGCAGGTGCTCGAAGACCGCGAAGAGGGGCATCGCCGCGAGGAGGGAACCGTGCGGTGCGCGGGCGGCCGCGGCCTCCGCGAAGGAGTACGCCAGCTCGCGGGAGCCGTGCCACTTCTCGCACCAGTAGTGCAGGGCGGCCAGGTGCGCCCCCATGTGGTTCGGGGCGCGGTCGAGGATCTTCAGCCAGAGCTGTTCGAACTCCTCGCGCGGATAGCCGAGCCCGCGGGCCACCGACAGCTCGACGATGTAGGGGACCGGGTCGCCGGGGGCGAGCAGCGCCGCCTCCCCGCAGGCCGTCCTCGCCTCCTCCATGATGATCCGGAACTCGTCCGTGCCCGGCGTCGCCGTCCGCCACGCCTGCTGCACCAGGAACTCGGCCTGCACGGCCGCCCCGCCGGCGTCCTTGGGGGCCTCGGCCCGCCACACCCGCAGCCACTGGCCGCCCGGCGTCTCACCGACACCGCCGGGCCGCTGCGCCAGCTCCAGCGACGCGGCGCCGGCGAAGGCCTGCACACGCTGCCAGCGCCGCTCGCCCTCGGCCTCCGTGCCGGCCAGGAGCTGCTGGGCCCCCCGGTAGTCCTGGGTGCGCTGCACCAGGTCCAGGACCTCCAGCAGGTCCTGGTCGGGACCGGGCATGCGGATGTCGAGCTCCTCCTCGCGGGCGAAGCCGTAGTTCGCGGGATCCGCCGCGTCGGGGTGGCCGGGCGGGACCAGGCCGACCGCGCCCCGCCGGCGCCGCAGAAGGGGGACCAGCACCACGGCCAGCATGGCCAGTGCCATCAGGACCCAGAGAATCTCCATGTCTCAAGCGAACCAGACCGCGCCGACAATTGGCCAACCTGCCCCGTGAGCCTGTGGAAAACCCACGGAGCCGTCCGCGCCGCTACGCTCGGCCCCATGAGCGACAGGCACATCAGTCAGCACTTCGAGACGCTCGCGATCCACGCGGGCAACACCGCCGATCCGCAGACCGGCGCGGTGGTCCCGCCGATCTACCAGGTGTCGACGTACAAGCAGGACGGCGTGGGCGGGCTGCGCGGCGGCTACGAGTACAGCCGCAGCGCGAACCCGACGCGCACGGCCCTGGAGGAGAACCTGGCCGCCCTGGAGGGCGGCCGCCGCGGCCTCGCGTTCGCGTCCGGACTGGCGGCCGAGGACTGCCTGCTGCGGGCGCTGCTGCGCCCCGGCGACCACGTCGTCATCCCCAACGACGCGTACGGCGGCACCTTCCGGCTGTTCGCCAAGGTCGCCACGCGGTGGGGCGTGGAGTGGTCCGTGGCCGACACGAGCGACCCGGCGGCCGTCCGCGCGGCGCTCACGCCGAAGACCAAGGCCGTGTGGGCGGAGACGCCGTCCAACCCGCTGCTCGGCATCACCGACGTCGCGGCCGTCGCCCAGGTCGCCCGGGACGCCGGCGCGCGGCTCGTCGTCGACAACACCTTCGCCACGCCGTACCTCCAGCAGCCGCTGGCGCTCGGCGCGGACGTCGTCGTGCACTCCCTGACCAAGTACATGGGCGGCCACTCGGACGTCGTCGGCGGCGCGCTGATCGTGAACGACCAGGAGCTGGGCGAGGAGCTGGCCTTCCACCAGAACGCCATGGGCGCCGTCGCCGGCCCCTTCGACTCCTGGCTGGTGCTGCGCGGCACCAAGACCCTCGCGGTGCGCATGGACCGGCACAGCGAGAACGCCACCAAGGTCGCCGAGATGCTCACCCGGCACGCGCGCGTGACGAGCGTCCTGTACCCGGGGCTGCCGGAGCACCCGGGCCACGAGGTCGCCGCCAAGCAGATGAAGGCGTTCGGCGGCATGGTGTCCTTCCGCGTCGAGGGCGGCGAGGAGGCGGCGGTCGAGGTCTGCAACCGCGCGAAGGTCTTCACGCTCGGTGAGTCCCTGGGCGGCGTCGAGTCGCTGATCGAGCACCCGGGCCGCATGACGCACGCCTCCGCGGCCGGCTCGGCCCTGGAGGTGCCCGCCGACCTGGTGCGGCTGTCGGTCGGCATCGAGAACGTCGACGACCTGCTCGCCGACCTCCAGCAGGCGCTGGGCTAACCCTGGCCGGGAGAACGGCTCACCAGCCCTCCCAGCCCGTCACGGGTGGGGTCGTCTCCGACGGCGGCTCCACCCAGGGCTGGACGGTCAGCGCCCACACGGTGAACGCCACGGCCGCGGCGCACAGCAGCAGCCACATCACGCGGCGGACGGCCGTCCTGCGGCGCAGCA carries:
- a CDS encoding TetR/AcrR family transcriptional regulator yields the protein MVDADEAAGRTGRPKRADARRNQEALLDAAAAVFVRSGVEAPVRDIAAEAGVGTATIYRHFPTRADLIIGVYRHQVEACAEAGPALLASSPTPYTALARWIDLFVDFLVTKHGLAGVLQSGDAGFETLHAYFLDRLVPVCTGLLDTAAAAGEIRSDLSAYELMRGVGNLCIGAENDPRYDARRLVGVLVTGLRRGE
- the msrA gene encoding peptide-methionine (S)-S-oxide reductase MsrA, translated to MAAQTQRAVLAGGCFWGMEELVRRLPGVTATRVGYTGGDVPNATYRDHGTHAEAIEILFDPEQTDYRTLLEFFFQIHDPSTKNRQGNDIGTSYRSAIYYVDDEQKRVAEDTIADVDASGLWPGKVVTEVEPVGPFWEAEPEHQDYLQRYPDGYTCHFPRPGWRLPARSEG
- a CDS encoding cystathionine gamma-synthase, producing the protein MSDRHISQHFETLAIHAGNTADPQTGAVVPPIYQVSTYKQDGVGGLRGGYEYSRSANPTRTALEENLAALEGGRRGLAFASGLAAEDCLLRALLRPGDHVVIPNDAYGGTFRLFAKVATRWGVEWSVADTSDPAAVRAALTPKTKAVWAETPSNPLLGITDVAAVAQVARDAGARLVVDNTFATPYLQQPLALGADVVVHSLTKYMGGHSDVVGGALIVNDQELGEELAFHQNAMGAVAGPFDSWLVLRGTKTLAVRMDRHSENATKVAEMLTRHARVTSVLYPGLPEHPGHEVAAKQMKAFGGMVSFRVEGGEEAAVEVCNRAKVFTLGESLGGVESLIEHPGRMTHASAAGSALEVPADLVRLSVGIENVDDLLADLQQALG